The following are from one region of the Jatrophihabitans telluris genome:
- a CDS encoding phosphoribosyltransferase translates to MGQTDGTDGTSAVGAADERENLTWAAFGVASRELAASIAEDGFRPDLILAIARGGLFAAGALGYALDVKNLHVMNVEFYTGVDSRLEMPVVLPPVPQPVDLSGARVLIADDVADTGATLRLVKDFCADYVADVRCAVVYEKPPSTVKCEYVWKRTDRWINFPWSVEPPVVTGARSKDA, encoded by the coding sequence ATGGGCCAGACGGACGGGACGGACGGGACGAGTGCGGTCGGCGCCGCCGACGAGCGGGAGAACCTCACCTGGGCGGCCTTCGGGGTGGCCAGCCGCGAACTCGCGGCCTCGATCGCCGAGGACGGTTTCCGTCCGGACCTCATTCTGGCCATCGCCCGCGGCGGCCTGTTCGCGGCGGGCGCGCTCGGCTACGCCCTCGACGTCAAGAACCTGCACGTGATGAACGTGGAGTTCTACACCGGCGTCGACTCGCGGCTGGAGATGCCCGTCGTCCTGCCCCCGGTCCCGCAGCCGGTGGACCTCTCCGGAGCCAGGGTCCTGATCGCCGACGATGTGGCCGACACCGGCGCCACGCTGCGGTTGGTGAAGGATTTCTGCGCCGACTACGTCGCGGACGTCCGGTGCGCGGTGGTGTACGAGAAGCCGCCTTCGACGGTCAAGTGCGAGTACGTCTGGAAGCGGACCGATCGCTGGATCAACTTCCCGTGGTCGGTCGAGCCGCCGGTTGTCACCGGCGCGCGCAGCAAGGATGCCTGA
- the atpD gene encoding F0F1 ATP synthase subunit beta, whose translation MTTLFEDAASTDTSGTGVGRVVRVTGPVVDVEFGRNNIPDLFNALTLEVELGELSKTLTLEVAQHIGDDMVRAIALQPTDGVVRGAEVTDTGGPISVPVGDITKGHVFNALGQPLDEAGIGLEFPERWSIHRDPPAFDQLESKTEPMWTGIKVIDLLTPYVTGGKIGLFGGAGVGKTVLIQEMIYRVAKNFGGVSVFAGVGERTREGNDLIAEMTESNVLADTALVFGQMDEPPGTRLRVALSALTMAEYFRDVQGQDVLLFIDNIFRFTQAGSEVSTLLGRMPSAVGYQPTLADEMGQLQERITSTRGHSITSMQAIYVPADDITDPAPHTAFAHLDATTVLSRPISEKGIYPAVDPLDSTSRILDAQYIGQDHYDVASETKRILQRYNELQSIIAILGIDELSEEDKILVGRARRIERFLSQNTFVAEQFTGIPGSFVPVEETIDAFKRLAAGDFDAYPEQAFFMCGGLEDLEKKAHELRNA comes from the coding sequence ATGACGACACTGTTCGAAGATGCCGCCTCGACCGACACCTCCGGTACCGGCGTAGGTCGAGTAGTTCGGGTGACCGGTCCCGTGGTCGACGTCGAGTTCGGCCGCAACAACATCCCGGACCTGTTCAACGCGCTGACCCTGGAGGTCGAGCTCGGCGAGCTGTCCAAGACGCTCACGCTGGAGGTGGCCCAGCACATCGGTGACGACATGGTTCGGGCCATCGCACTGCAGCCCACCGACGGTGTCGTTCGCGGCGCCGAGGTGACCGACACCGGCGGCCCCATCTCGGTGCCCGTGGGTGACATCACCAAGGGCCATGTGTTCAACGCACTGGGTCAGCCGCTGGACGAGGCAGGCATCGGGCTGGAGTTCCCCGAGCGCTGGAGCATCCACCGCGACCCGCCGGCCTTCGACCAGCTCGAGTCCAAGACCGAGCCGATGTGGACGGGCATCAAGGTCATCGACCTGCTCACCCCTTATGTGACCGGCGGGAAGATCGGCCTGTTCGGCGGCGCCGGTGTCGGCAAGACGGTGCTCATCCAGGAGATGATCTACCGGGTGGCCAAGAACTTCGGTGGCGTCTCGGTGTTCGCCGGCGTCGGTGAGCGCACCCGCGAGGGCAACGACCTGATCGCTGAGATGACCGAGTCGAACGTTCTCGCCGATACGGCGCTGGTCTTCGGCCAGATGGACGAGCCGCCGGGCACCCGGCTGCGGGTCGCGCTGTCGGCGCTGACGATGGCGGAGTACTTCCGCGACGTCCAGGGCCAGGATGTGCTCCTGTTCATCGACAACATCTTCCGGTTCACCCAGGCCGGGTCAGAGGTGTCGACCCTGCTGGGCCGCATGCCGTCCGCCGTGGGTTACCAGCCCACGTTGGCCGATGAGATGGGTCAGCTGCAGGAGCGGATCACCTCGACCCGCGGCCACTCGATCACCTCGATGCAGGCGATCTACGTCCCGGCCGACGACATCACCGACCCGGCGCCCCACACCGCCTTCGCGCACCTGGACGCGACCACCGTGCTTTCGCGCCCGATCTCGGAGAAGGGGATCTACCCGGCGGTCGACCCGCTGGACTCCACCTCCCGCATCCTGGACGCGCAGTACATCGGCCAGGACCACTACGACGTGGCGTCGGAGACCAAGCGGATCCTGCAGCGCTACAACGAGCTGCAGTCCATCATCGCCATCCTCGGCATCGACGAGCTCTCCGAAGAGGACAAGATCCTGGTCGGCCGCGCCCGGCGAATCGAGCGGTTCCTGTCGCAGAACACGTTCGTGGCCGAGCAGTTCACCGGCATCCCCGGATCGTTCGTACCGGTCGAAGAGACCATCGACGCGTTCAAGAGACTGGCCGCGGGCGATTTCGACGCCTACCCCGAACAGGCGTTCTTCATGTGCGGTGGCCTCGAGGACCTCGAGAAGAAGGCTCACGAGCTGCGTAACGCCTGA
- a CDS encoding F0F1 ATP synthase subunit gamma translates to MGAQLRVYRRQIKSVQSTQKITKAMELIAASRIVKAQNRVNAARPYADELTRALAALGKDSSLKNRLLTGVDNPRRSGIVLVTSDRGLAGGYSANAIKRANELSEEIRAAGKEPVLYVIGRKGVAYYRFRNLPVADSWTGFSEQPNFIDAREATTAVVGALEAGSDGEYHDAPGIDELYVVYTSFDSMVTQTPTAALVAPVKLSQDNPAEADESAVKDGAPGPSYDFEPEPEELLGALLPRYISARIFSALLESAASESAARRRAMKSASDNASDLIKTYTRLANQARQAEITQEISEIVGGADALAAAGSDY, encoded by the coding sequence ATGGGCGCCCAGCTTCGGGTCTACCGACGGCAGATCAAATCTGTCCAGTCGACCCAGAAGATCACCAAGGCGATGGAGCTCATCGCCGCCTCGCGCATCGTCAAGGCGCAGAACCGGGTCAACGCGGCCCGGCCCTACGCCGATGAGCTCACCCGCGCGCTGGCTGCCCTGGGCAAGGACAGCTCGCTGAAGAACCGGTTGCTGACCGGCGTGGACAACCCGCGCCGCTCCGGCATCGTGCTCGTGACCTCCGACCGCGGATTGGCCGGTGGATACAGCGCGAACGCCATCAAGCGGGCCAACGAGTTGTCGGAGGAAATTCGCGCGGCGGGCAAGGAGCCGGTGCTGTACGTCATCGGCCGTAAGGGCGTTGCCTACTACCGGTTCCGCAACCTGCCGGTCGCCGACAGCTGGACCGGGTTCTCCGAGCAGCCCAACTTCATCGACGCCCGTGAGGCGACCACCGCGGTCGTCGGCGCCCTGGAGGCAGGCAGCGACGGTGAGTACCACGACGCGCCGGGCATCGACGAGCTTTACGTCGTCTACACCAGTTTCGACTCGATGGTCACCCAGACCCCGACCGCGGCCCTGGTGGCTCCGGTGAAACTGTCGCAGGACAACCCCGCTGAGGCCGACGAGTCCGCGGTCAAGGACGGCGCCCCGGGCCCGTCCTACGACTTCGAGCCGGAGCCCGAGGAACTGCTCGGGGCTTTGCTGCCCCGCTACATCAGCGCCCGGATCTTCTCCGCGCTGCTGGAGTCGGCCGCTTCGGAGTCGGCCGCCCGTCGCCGCGCGATGAAGTCGGCCTCGGACAACGCGTCGGACCTGATCAAGACCTACACACGACTGGCGAACCAGGCTCGCCAGGCCGAGATCACCCAGGAAATCAGCGAGATCGTCGGTGGCGCCGATGCTCTTGCCGCAGCAGGAAGTGACTACTGA
- a CDS encoding DUF2550 family protein — protein MTTVEILAFVAVCLLFVLALAAWSLVVLHQRRMVSSVGGLAVAFKRGEERWANGVGRYSGDEFIWYRTLTFSPAPAQRLPRTELRVLSNRAWDAKRDMALRPNLSIVECSFRGETISLGFPDNGRTGFLSWLEAAAPRF, from the coding sequence GTGACGACGGTCGAGATTCTCGCCTTCGTCGCCGTGTGCCTCCTGTTCGTCCTGGCGCTGGCCGCCTGGTCACTCGTGGTGCTCCACCAGCGACGGATGGTCTCCTCCGTCGGTGGCCTTGCGGTCGCCTTCAAGCGCGGGGAAGAGCGCTGGGCCAACGGGGTCGGCCGCTACTCAGGCGACGAGTTCATCTGGTACCGGACCCTGACGTTCTCACCGGCACCGGCTCAGCGGCTGCCCCGCACGGAACTCCGGGTGCTGTCGAACCGAGCCTGGGACGCCAAGCGGGACATGGCGCTTCGGCCCAACCTGTCCATCGTCGAGTGCAGCTTCCGCGGGGAGACGATCAGTCTCGGATTCCCCGACAACGGGCGTACCGGCTTCCTGTCGTGGCTGGAAGCGGCGGCACCGCGCTTCTAG
- the murA gene encoding UDP-N-acetylglucosamine 1-carboxyvinyltransferase: MQVFRVVGGARLSGEVPIVGAKNSVLKLMAAALLAPGQTTIANLPAISDVTIMNQLLERLGCEVSEHRDAAGTDVVAIGVPELPSDRAPYELVRKIRGSICVLGPLLARCGRAQVALPGGDAIGSRPLDMHFMGLEKMGAEVRVEHGYVIAEAGELRGATIWLDFPSVGATENILTTATLAKGTTVIDNAAREPEIVDLCQMLVSMGAQIDGVGTSTLEITGVDSLQPTSHRAVADRIVAGTWAVAAAMTRGDVTIRGGNAAHLEIALDKLHHAGATVEVLADGFRVAAQDRPRSFDVVTLPYPGLATDLQPQAIALLSIAEGTAMITENLFEARFMFCDEIARMGADVRTDGHHAVVRGKPELSGAPVRATDIRAGVGLVLAGLVAEGVTEVSEIHHIDRGYVRFDEQMRSLGADVTRVESEIF; the protein is encoded by the coding sequence GTGCAGGTATTTCGAGTGGTCGGCGGTGCCCGGTTGTCGGGTGAGGTTCCCATCGTCGGCGCCAAGAACAGTGTCCTGAAACTCATGGCGGCCGCGCTGCTGGCGCCAGGGCAGACCACCATCGCGAATCTGCCCGCGATCTCCGACGTGACGATCATGAACCAGCTGCTCGAGCGGCTGGGGTGTGAGGTTTCCGAGCATCGCGACGCCGCGGGGACCGATGTGGTGGCCATCGGGGTCCCGGAGCTTCCCTCCGACCGGGCCCCCTACGAACTCGTTCGCAAGATCCGAGGATCGATCTGCGTGCTGGGACCGTTACTGGCCCGGTGCGGTCGTGCGCAGGTCGCCCTGCCCGGCGGCGACGCGATCGGCTCCCGCCCGCTCGACATGCACTTCATGGGCCTGGAGAAGATGGGCGCCGAGGTTCGGGTCGAGCACGGGTACGTGATCGCAGAAGCCGGCGAGCTGCGCGGCGCCACGATCTGGCTCGACTTCCCGAGCGTCGGCGCGACCGAGAACATCCTCACCACGGCCACTCTGGCCAAGGGGACCACGGTCATCGACAACGCGGCCCGCGAACCGGAGATCGTCGACCTGTGCCAGATGCTGGTGTCGATGGGCGCGCAGATCGACGGGGTCGGGACCTCGACCCTGGAGATCACCGGGGTCGACAGCCTGCAGCCGACGTCGCATCGCGCGGTGGCCGACCGGATCGTGGCCGGCACCTGGGCGGTGGCGGCGGCGATGACCCGTGGGGACGTGACTATTCGCGGCGGAAACGCCGCTCATCTGGAGATCGCCCTGGACAAGCTCCACCACGCCGGAGCCACGGTGGAGGTGCTGGCCGACGGGTTCCGGGTGGCAGCGCAGGACCGGCCGCGAAGCTTCGACGTGGTGACCCTTCCCTATCCGGGCCTGGCCACCGACCTGCAGCCGCAGGCCATCGCCTTGCTCTCCATCGCCGAAGGCACCGCGATGATCACCGAGAACCTGTTCGAGGCGAGGTTCATGTTCTGTGACGAGATCGCGCGCATGGGGGCCGATGTTCGTACCGACGGCCACCACGCGGTCGTCCGGGGCAAGCCGGAACTGTCCGGTGCCCCGGTGCGCGCGACCGACATCCGGGCTGGGGTGGGCCTGGTGCTCGCCGGTCTGGTGGCCGAGGGCGTCACCGAGGTCTCGGAGATCCACCACATCGATCGCGGGTACGTCCGCTTCGACGAGCAGATGCGCTCCCTCGGCGCCGACGTGACCCGGGTCGAGTCGGAGATCTTCTGA
- a CDS encoding F0F1 ATP synthase subunit epsilon encodes MQVELVSVERPIWSGEATAVYARTPEGEIGVMAGHAPLLGALEPGWLVRIQQADGVEQRIAVHGGFLSVRHDGVSVLAEIAESSDEIDVARARAALERAGSGSDDDTVAARNRALSRLRAAGEQV; translated from the coding sequence ATGCAGGTCGAGCTGGTCTCGGTCGAGCGCCCGATCTGGTCGGGTGAGGCGACCGCGGTGTACGCGCGGACGCCCGAGGGCGAGATCGGCGTCATGGCCGGACACGCCCCGCTGCTGGGCGCGCTCGAGCCTGGCTGGCTGGTGCGGATCCAGCAGGCCGACGGGGTCGAGCAGCGTATCGCCGTCCACGGCGGGTTCCTCTCCGTTCGGCACGATGGCGTCTCAGTCCTGGCTGAGATCGCCGAATCCTCGGACGAGATCGACGTCGCCCGAGCCCGGGCCGCACTGGAACGGGCTGGATCCGGCAGCGACGACGACACGGTCGCCGCCCGGAACCGGGCGCTGTCCCGGCTCCGCGCGGCCGGGGAACAGGTATAG
- a CDS encoding cob(I)yrinic acid a,c-diamide adenosyltransferase, protein MAIHLTRIYTKTGDTGTTALGDMSRVAKTDIRVSAYADTDETNACLGVAAALGQLPPRIAAVIAQLQNDLFDVGADLCTPIVAEPKYPPLRVAQDYVDRLEAWCDEFNADLEPLSSFILPGGTAGAALLHAARTVARRAERSCWALIQKDEDRTNPLTATYLNRLSDLLFILARAANPGGDVLWQPGGGRSG, encoded by the coding sequence ATGGCCATCCACCTGACCCGGATCTACACCAAGACCGGCGACACCGGTACCACCGCGCTCGGCGACATGAGCCGGGTCGCCAAGACCGACATCAGGGTCAGTGCCTACGCCGACACCGACGAGACCAATGCCTGCTTGGGTGTGGCCGCCGCCCTGGGACAGTTACCGCCGCGCATCGCCGCGGTCATCGCCCAGCTCCAGAACGATCTGTTCGATGTCGGAGCGGACCTGTGCACCCCGATCGTGGCCGAGCCGAAGTATCCGCCGTTGCGGGTGGCGCAGGACTATGTCGACCGGCTGGAGGCCTGGTGCGATGAGTTCAACGCCGACCTCGAACCGCTGAGCTCGTTCATCCTGCCCGGCGGGACCGCCGGCGCCGCGCTGTTGCACGCGGCGCGCACGGTGGCCCGGCGAGCCGAGCGCAGTTGCTGGGCGTTGATCCAGAAGGATGAGGACCGGACGAACCCGTTGACGGCCACCTACCTCAACCGGCTCTCGGACCTGCTCTTCATTCTGGCGCGGGCGGCCAACCCGGGCGGGGATGTGCTCTGGCAGCCGGGCGGCGGCCGGAGCGGCTAG